The sequence TGCTTTGGTCGTATCTATAGAAATCGGTACGGAATATTTTTGGCGAATTGATTTGATAATCGGTAAAACTCGGTTTAGTTCTTCTTCTAGGGAAACTTCTCGTGCTCCCGGACGAGTTGATTGACCGCCGATGTCAAGGATATCAGCGCCAGCTTCGATCGCATATTCAGCTTGCGTCAAAGCATCTGTTAGTTCGTAGAATTGTCCGCCATCGCTAAAACTATCGGGCGTCACGTTAATTACGCCCATTAAGTAGGTTTTACTTCCCCAGTCAAAAATGCGATCGCCAATTTTTATTTTTGTCATTAGTGATTAGTCATTGGTCATTGGTCATTGGTCATTAGCCATTAACAAATGACTAATAACTAATGACCGATGACTCCTATTTGTAATTGACAATTCGGGCAAAACTACTAGGTTGTAAGCTAGCACCACCCACCAGCGCACCATCGATTTCTGGCTGAGCCATGATTTCATCGATATTATCTGGCTTCACAGAACCGCCGTATTGAATTGGCACGTTTGGATTGGTTAATCGAGAGCGAATTAAGCCAATCACTCGGTTAGCTTCATTTGCCTCGCAGGTGTCCCCGGTTCCAATGGCCCAAATTGGTTCGTAGGCGATGACCAGATTGTTTTGATCGATATCAACCAAGCCTTTTTCCAACTGAGAGATAATTAGCGACTCCGTTTCACCCGCATCTCTTTGTTGCTTGCTTTCGCCAACACATAATATGGGGATCAGACCGTGTTTTTGGGCTGCCTTCAACCGCTGGTTAACGGTTTCGTCAGTTTCGCCAAA comes from Leptolyngbyaceae cyanobacterium and encodes:
- the tpiA gene encoding triose-phosphate isomerase, with the translated sequence MRKIVIAGNWKMYKTQAEALEFLQGFMHSLEETPENREIVLCAPYTALGILSKSLHGSRVQLGAQNVHWEEAGAYTGEIAAPMLTEIGVRYVIIGHSERRQYFGETDETVNQRLKAAQKHGLIPILCVGESKQQRDAGETESLIISQLEKGLVDIDQNNLVIAYEPIWAIGTGDTCEANEANRVIGLIRSRLTNPNVPIQYGGSVKPDNIDEIMAQPEIDGALVGGASLQPSSFARIVNYK